The proteins below come from a single Bombus pyrosoma isolate SC7728 linkage group LG10, ASM1482585v1, whole genome shotgun sequence genomic window:
- the LOC122571380 gene encoding cilia- and flagella-associated protein 20-like isoform X2 produces the protein MHVKNGYIRRVTDDEVKSLALEIAGTNVTTTYIFCPCDPKKVLGIKLPFLIMIIKNMKKYFTFEITILDDKDMHRRFRMSNFQSTTRVRPFCTSMPIGLSGGWNQIQFNLADFTRRAYGTNYVETTRIQIHANCRVRRIYFADRLYSEDELPEDFKLFKPLQRVKCVREKDVAKEKREEPEKIETEEPPPFEAGEVPEEAEEEPEEEPTEDELAEEEVAPVVDVRRPDEIGEEDEEEEDEDEVEPADVGDYEDEDEVDEPVPAPTTPGYATEDETDVEQDEGDEDEEYGVP, from the exons ATGCAC GTGAAGAATGGATACATTCGAAGAGTAACAGACGACGAAGTGAAATCTCTAGCTCTGGAAATAGCCGGAACCAACGTCACAACAACGTACATCTTCTGTCCATGTGATCCCAAGAAAGTCCTTGGCATTAAACTTCCGTTTCTCATAATGATCATCAAAAACATGAAGAAGTACTTCACGTTCGAAATAACA ATACTCGACGACAAGGATATGCACAGAAGGTTTCGCATGAGTAACTTTCAAAGCACCACGCGAGTTCGACCATTCTGCACGTCGATGCCGATCGGCCTATCCGGTGGTTGGaatcaaattcaatttaatctcGCGGACTTCACGCGGAGAGCGTACGGGACAAATTATGTCGAAACTACACGCATACAGATCCACGCAAACTGCAGGGTTCGACGCATCTATTTTGCGGACAG ACTTTATTCGGAAGATGAATTACCGGAAGATTTTAAACTCTTCAAGCCACTTCAGCGAGTGAAATGCGTGCGGGAAAAGGATGtggcgaaagaaaaaagagaagaaccgGAAAAGATTGAAACCGAAGAACCTCCACCTTTTGAAGCGGGTGAAGTAccagaagaagcagaagaagagcCTGAAGAAGAGCCAACGGAAGATGAATTGGCCGAAGAAGAGGTTGCTCCTGTGGTAGACGTGCGAAGGCCAGATGAAATAGGGGAAGAGGatgaggaagaagaagacgaggaTGAAGTAGAACCTGCAGATGTAGGTGATtacgaagacgaagacgaagtTGACGAACCAGTACCTGCTCCAACAACTCCTGGGTATGCCACAGAAGACGAAACTGATGTAGAACAAGATGAAGGCGATGAAGATGAAGAATACGGAGTTCCATAG
- the LOC122571380 gene encoding cilia- and flagella-associated protein 20-like isoform X1 has translation MFRNKYQHGLMSVLYSCGSRPLELWDMHVKNGYIRRVTDDEVKSLALEIAGTNVTTTYIFCPCDPKKVLGIKLPFLIMIIKNMKKYFTFEITILDDKDMHRRFRMSNFQSTTRVRPFCTSMPIGLSGGWNQIQFNLADFTRRAYGTNYVETTRIQIHANCRVRRIYFADRLYSEDELPEDFKLFKPLQRVKCVREKDVAKEKREEPEKIETEEPPPFEAGEVPEEAEEEPEEEPTEDELAEEEVAPVVDVRRPDEIGEEDEEEEDEDEVEPADVGDYEDEDEVDEPVPAPTTPGYATEDETDVEQDEGDEDEEYGVP, from the exons ATGTTTCGTAACAAGTATCAGCATGGACTTATGTCTGTTTTGTACAGCTGCGGATCACGCCCGCTAGAGTTATGGGATATGCAC GTGAAGAATGGATACATTCGAAGAGTAACAGACGACGAAGTGAAATCTCTAGCTCTGGAAATAGCCGGAACCAACGTCACAACAACGTACATCTTCTGTCCATGTGATCCCAAGAAAGTCCTTGGCATTAAACTTCCGTTTCTCATAATGATCATCAAAAACATGAAGAAGTACTTCACGTTCGAAATAACA ATACTCGACGACAAGGATATGCACAGAAGGTTTCGCATGAGTAACTTTCAAAGCACCACGCGAGTTCGACCATTCTGCACGTCGATGCCGATCGGCCTATCCGGTGGTTGGaatcaaattcaatttaatctcGCGGACTTCACGCGGAGAGCGTACGGGACAAATTATGTCGAAACTACACGCATACAGATCCACGCAAACTGCAGGGTTCGACGCATCTATTTTGCGGACAG ACTTTATTCGGAAGATGAATTACCGGAAGATTTTAAACTCTTCAAGCCACTTCAGCGAGTGAAATGCGTGCGGGAAAAGGATGtggcgaaagaaaaaagagaagaaccgGAAAAGATTGAAACCGAAGAACCTCCACCTTTTGAAGCGGGTGAAGTAccagaagaagcagaagaagagcCTGAAGAAGAGCCAACGGAAGATGAATTGGCCGAAGAAGAGGTTGCTCCTGTGGTAGACGTGCGAAGGCCAGATGAAATAGGGGAAGAGGatgaggaagaagaagacgaggaTGAAGTAGAACCTGCAGATGTAGGTGATtacgaagacgaagacgaagtTGACGAACCAGTACCTGCTCCAACAACTCCTGGGTATGCCACAGAAGACGAAACTGATGTAGAACAAGATGAAGGCGATGAAGATGAAGAATACGGAGTTCCATAG